The Deinococcus arcticus genome has a segment encoding these proteins:
- a CDS encoding GNAT family N-acetyltransferase, translated as MLTIRPRTPADLPVLVAALRAVHEAQGYPSLWPEDPEAFVTGRGDAWVTLWRGQPAGQVLLSPLTPPLPAWASVLPGPGPHLEVKRLFVAPAAQGQGAARALLAHAAAQARQAGARAALQVNERSAPATTLYEREGWRRLGRTQGTWREADGGVPTVLVYAAPA; from the coding sequence ATGCTGACCATCCGCCCCCGCACCCCGGCGGACCTGCCGGTGCTGGTCGCCGCCCTGCGCGCCGTCCATGAGGCGCAGGGCTACCCCTCGCTGTGGCCCGAGGACCCCGAGGCGTTTGTAACCGGGCGCGGCGACGCCTGGGTGACCCTGTGGCGCGGGCAGCCAGCAGGACAGGTGCTGCTCTCGCCCCTGACCCCGCCGCTGCCCGCCTGGGCAAGCGTGCTGCCAGGCCCCGGGCCCCATCTGGAAGTCAAACGGCTGTTCGTGGCCCCGGCGGCCCAGGGTCAGGGGGCCGCGCGCGCCCTGCTGGCCCACGCGGCGGCCCAGGCGCGGCAGGCGGGCGCCCGCGCGGCGCTGCAGGTGAACGAACGCAGCGCGCCGGCCACCACCCTGTACGAGCGCGAGGGCTGGCGGCGCCTGGGCCGCACCCAGGGCACCTGGCGGGAGGCCGACGGCGGGGTGCCCACCGTGCTGGTGTACGCCGCCCCGGCTTGA
- a CDS encoding DoxX family protein, translating into MTRPTPGILALAGLFVVAGVLHFVAPKPFDRIVPPWVPISPRRATLLSGAAELLGGLGLLHPATRPAARWGLLALLLAVFPANVFMAQAPDRFGVSPAVAWGRLPLQPLLMWAVWRAGRRQGHLSSRFDCWGTRRTAATPGTTSFLRDSLRSVHLQDERHWA; encoded by the coding sequence ATGACGCGCCCCACCCCCGGCATCCTCGCCCTGGCTGGCCTGTTCGTGGTGGCTGGGGTGCTGCATTTTGTCGCGCCAAAGCCCTTTGACCGCATCGTGCCGCCCTGGGTGCCCATCAGCCCACGCCGCGCCACGCTGCTGAGCGGCGCGGCCGAATTGCTGGGCGGCCTGGGCCTGCTGCACCCCGCCACGCGCCCGGCCGCCCGCTGGGGCCTGCTGGCGCTGCTCCTGGCGGTCTTTCCGGCCAACGTGTTTATGGCCCAGGCCCCGGACCGCTTCGGGGTCAGCCCGGCGGTGGCCTGGGGCCGTCTGCCGCTGCAACCGCTGCTGATGTGGGCCGTGTGGCGCGCCGGGCGGCGCCAAGGACATCTCTCCTCACGGTTCGACTGCTGGGGAACGCGCCGAACAGCCGCCACGCCCGGGACAACGTCCTTTCTTCGAGACTCGCTTCGCTCGGTTCACCTGCAGGATGAACGTCATTGGGCTTAA
- a CDS encoding acetyl-CoA C-acetyltransferase, giving the protein MSKLVIVAARRTPIGSFMGSLKDVSAAELGIAAARAVLDGVNGHDVADVIVGNVLQAGGGMNVARQIGLGAGLPHDVPGLTVNRVCGSGLQAVISAAQGIRAGDGELYLAGGTESMSRAPYLLPRAREGYRLGHAQALDSILSDGLTDVFGGYHMGVTAENIAAQWNLTREAQDAFALDSQTRAAAALDGHHFADELVSVEVPGKKGPTLFERDEYPRATTAEALARLKPAFKKDGTVTAGNASGINDGAAMLLIASEAYAQANGLPVLAEIASSAAIGVDPAIMGIGPARAVPVALKRAGLTVNDVDLFELNEAFAAQSLAVVRDLNADPAKVNVTGGAVALGHPIGASGARVLVTLVHQLRRLGQETGVASLCIGGGMGIAVVVRAR; this is encoded by the coding sequence ATGAGCAAACTGGTGATTGTGGCGGCGCGGCGCACGCCGATTGGCAGCTTCATGGGCAGCCTGAAGGACGTGTCGGCGGCGGAGCTGGGTATTGCGGCGGCCAGGGCGGTGCTGGACGGCGTGAACGGCCATGACGTGGCCGACGTGATCGTGGGCAACGTGCTGCAGGCGGGCGGGGGCATGAACGTGGCGCGCCAGATTGGCCTGGGCGCCGGGCTGCCCCACGACGTGCCGGGCCTGACGGTCAACCGGGTGTGCGGCAGCGGCCTGCAGGCCGTCATCAGCGCGGCGCAGGGCATCCGGGCCGGCGACGGCGAGCTGTATCTGGCCGGCGGCACCGAGAGCATGAGCCGCGCGCCCTACCTGCTGCCCCGCGCCCGCGAAGGCTACCGGCTGGGCCACGCGCAGGCGCTGGATTCCATCCTCAGTGACGGCCTGACCGATGTGTTCGGCGGCTATCACATGGGCGTGACCGCCGAGAACATCGCCGCGCAGTGGAACCTGACCCGCGAGGCACAGGACGCCTTTGCCCTGGACAGCCAGACCCGCGCCGCCGCTGCGCTGGACGGCCACCACTTTGCCGATGAACTGGTGAGCGTGGAGGTGCCGGGTAAGAAGGGCCCCACCCTGTTCGAGCGCGACGAGTACCCGCGCGCCACCACCGCCGAGGCGCTGGCGCGGCTGAAGCCCGCCTTCAAAAAGGACGGCACCGTGACGGCCGGCAACGCCAGCGGCATTAACGACGGCGCCGCCATGCTGCTGATCGCCAGCGAAGCCTACGCCCAGGCGAACGGCCTGCCCGTGCTGGCCGAGATTGCCAGCTCCGCGGCCATCGGCGTGGACCCGGCGATCATGGGGATTGGCCCGGCCAGGGCGGTGCCGGTGGCCCTGAAGCGCGCCGGGCTGACAGTGAACGACGTGGACCTCTTCGAGTTGAACGAGGCGTTTGCGGCCCAGTCTCTGGCCGTGGTGCGCGACCTGAACGCCGATCCGGCAAAGGTGAACGTGACCGGCGGCGCGGTGGCGCTGGGCCACCCGATTGGCGCCAGCGGCGCCCGGGTGCTGGTCACGCTGGTGCACCAGTTGCGGCGCCTGGGGCAGGAAACCGGCGTGGCCAGCCTGTGCATTGGCGGCGGCATGGGCATTGCCGTGGTGGTGCGCGCCCGCTGA
- a CDS encoding helix-turn-helix transcriptional regulator: MQLDRVLEARGMTLSELSGRVGITLANLSILKTGKARAVRFSTLDALCRALDCQPGDLLAWEDGPPEPD; encoded by the coding sequence GTGCAGCTTGACCGCGTGCTGGAGGCGCGCGGCATGACCCTGTCGGAACTCTCGGGCCGCGTGGGGATTACGCTGGCCAACCTCAGCATTCTGAAAACGGGCAAGGCGCGGGCGGTGCGCTTTTCCACGCTGGACGCCCTGTGCCGCGCCCTGGACTGCCAGCCCGGCGACCTGCTGGCCTGGGAGGACGGCCCGCCCGAGCCAGATTAA
- a CDS encoding ankyrin repeat domain-containing protein, which yields MTAPTDQEAALFLAIKTQDAELLRRLLRADPALLTVPSPMGVSPVLFATYYGRHDMARVLIEEGAPLNLFEAAAVGEEEVVRAALDADPSQVQAVSPDGFSPLGLAAFFGRAGVAEELLSRGADVNAPSQNAMRVRPLHSAVAGRHAALARALVMAGADVNAAQQGDFTPLMAAAQNGDAELVAFLRGCGADPGAVTAAGQRAADFAREEGHTKLAEALAAS from the coding sequence ATGACCGCCCCCACCGACCAGGAAGCCGCCCTCTTTCTCGCCATCAAGACCCAGGACGCCGAGTTGCTGCGCCGCTTGCTGCGCGCCGATCCAGCGCTGCTGACGGTGCCCAGCCCCATGGGCGTCTCGCCCGTGCTGTTCGCCACCTACTACGGCCGGCACGATATGGCGCGCGTGCTGATCGAGGAGGGTGCGCCGCTGAACCTGTTTGAGGCGGCGGCGGTGGGCGAGGAAGAGGTGGTGCGCGCCGCCCTGGACGCCGATCCCTCTCAGGTGCAGGCCGTGAGCCCGGACGGGTTTTCCCCGCTGGGGCTGGCAGCGTTCTTTGGCCGCGCGGGGGTGGCCGAGGAGCTGCTCTCACGCGGCGCCGATGTGAACGCGCCCAGCCAGAACGCCATGCGGGTGCGCCCGCTGCATTCGGCGGTGGCGGGGCGGCACGCGGCGCTGGCCCGCGCGCTGGTGATGGCCGGGGCCGACGTGAACGCGGCGCAGCAAGGCGACTTCACGCCCCTGATGGCCGCCGCGCAGAACGGCGACGCCGAGCTGGTGGCCTTTCTGCGCGGCTGCGGCGCGGACCCGGGCGCGGTCACCGCCGCTGGTCAGCGCGCCGCCGACTTTGCCCGGGAGGAGGGCCACACCAAACTGGCCGAGGCCCTGGCCGCTTCCTGA
- a CDS encoding metallophosphoesterase family protein: protein MRVAVISDTHGNAFALDAVLRRVRPAAPDLIVNLGDQAEGSADPARALALQAELAAGGALEVRGNNEEKLWPGGRRGALTRAYGAWLEAHMPPGALARIAALPLEARSGDLYACHGTPQSAWESLLWAWDPAGFYRAREPGELRALVEPLGAGVVLCGHTHRAGATRVGDTLVVNAGSVSDQVDGDPRARWTELNRVGGQWSVTFHAVAYDIEAAVAWSCAHTPFGPGEARLLRTGTMEGRSDEG, encoded by the coding sequence ATGCGGGTGGCGGTGATCAGTGATACACACGGCAATGCCTTTGCCCTGGACGCCGTGCTGCGCAGGGTCCGGCCGGCAGCGCCCGACCTGATCGTGAATCTGGGCGATCAGGCTGAGGGCAGCGCCGACCCGGCCCGCGCGCTGGCCCTGCAGGCCGAACTGGCCGCAGGTGGCGCCCTGGAGGTGCGCGGCAACAACGAGGAAAAGCTGTGGCCGGGGGGCCGGCGTGGTGCGCTCACCCGCGCGTACGGCGCGTGGCTGGAGGCCCATATGCCGCCAGGGGCGCTGGCCCGGATTGCGGCTCTGCCTCTGGAGGCCCGCAGCGGCGACCTGTACGCCTGCCACGGCACCCCCCAGAGCGCCTGGGAGAGCCTGCTATGGGCGTGGGACCCGGCGGGCTTCTACCGCGCCCGCGAACCGGGGGAGTTGCGTGCGCTGGTTGAGCCGCTGGGCGCCGGGGTGGTGCTGTGCGGCCACACCCACCGCGCCGGGGCCACGCGGGTGGGCGACACGCTGGTGGTCAACGCGGGGTCGGTCAGCGATCAGGTGGACGGCGATCCCCGCGCCCGCTGGACGGAGCTGAACCGGGTAGGGGGCCAGTGGAGCGTCACCTTCCATGCGGTGGCCTACGACATAGAAGCGGCGGTGGCGTGGTCGTGCGCCCACACCCCGTTTGGCCCGGGCGAGGCGAGGCTCCTGCGCACCGGCACCATGGAGGGGCGCAGCGACGAGGGCTGA